The following are from one region of the Myxococcus stipitatus genome:
- a CDS encoding enoyl-CoA hydratase/isomerase family protein: MTTRAPGVLLEVEAHVATLTLDDAPRRNAMTPELGIALRARVEELRARDDVRAVVLTGAGGAFTAGGDLQMLERLRQSSFEDARVFMLEFYSRYLSVLDLPFPTVAAVEGAAIGAGLCVALACDVCIVAEDAKLALNFVQLGLHPGMGATWLVPWRTGAQRAAELLLTGRRFDGREAVRLGLALEATPASEVQSRARALATTMAANAPLATRGLKGRLTADREGLRRALEEEARLQAESYGSADLGEGLAAAAARRAPRFQGC; encoded by the coding sequence ATGACCACGCGGGCCCCGGGCGTCCTCCTCGAAGTCGAAGCACACGTCGCCACCCTCACGCTGGACGACGCCCCCCGTCGCAACGCGATGACGCCCGAGCTGGGCATCGCGCTCCGGGCGCGTGTCGAGGAGCTGCGGGCGCGCGACGACGTGCGCGCGGTGGTGCTCACGGGCGCCGGGGGCGCATTCACCGCCGGGGGTGACCTCCAGATGCTGGAGCGGCTGCGGCAGTCCTCCTTCGAGGACGCGCGCGTGTTCATGCTCGAGTTCTACTCGCGCTACCTCAGCGTCCTCGACCTGCCCTTCCCCACCGTGGCCGCCGTGGAAGGCGCGGCGATTGGCGCGGGGTTGTGCGTCGCGCTCGCGTGCGACGTGTGCATCGTCGCCGAGGACGCGAAGCTGGCGCTCAACTTCGTCCAACTGGGGCTGCACCCGGGGATGGGCGCGACGTGGTTGGTGCCCTGGAGGACGGGGGCCCAGCGCGCGGCGGAGCTGTTGCTCACCGGGCGCCGCTTCGATGGGCGCGAGGCGGTCCGGCTCGGACTCGCGCTCGAGGCGACGCCCGCCTCGGAGGTCCAGTCCCGTGCTCGCGCCCTGGCGACGACCATGGCCGCGAACGCGCCGCTGGCGACGCGGGGCCTGAAGGGCCGCCTGACCGCGGACCGCGAGGGGCTCCGGCGCGCGCTCGAGGAAGAGGCCCGACTCCAGGCGGAGAGCTACGGCAGCGCGGACCTGGGCGAGGGGCTCGCCGCCGCGGCGGCCCGGAGGGCGCCTCGCTTCCAGGGGTGCTGA